The following are encoded together in the Daucus carota subsp. sativus chromosome 5, DH1 v3.0, whole genome shotgun sequence genome:
- the LOC108222133 gene encoding protein RESPONSE TO ABA AND SALT 1, producing MSSKHSPSGSSSNNISCSRDFEIFLQGWLLRQHRFHELLQTTLQNIEDHKEDDLNVLVSKVLSHYHQYYERKSEMATHNVFLVFSPPWFTPFEKTFFWVGGFRPSLAFKVLETVINGEELTEQQRQRLDMLKDDLAREEADVAREMASTQEKVATDQAVMEAVKKMENRIDGEIVEMDAILRGLRSGMEIVLSCADSLRVATAGKVTQILNPVQCIKFLAAVTKLQLRIRTKGMQLIGSN from the coding sequence atgtCTTCTAAACACTCGCCATCAGGCTCAAGCAGTAACAATATTTCGTGTTCCAGAGACTTCGAAATATTTCTGCAAGGCTGGTTACTTCGACAACACCGTTTCCATGAATTACTCCAAACCACCCTCCAAAATATTGAAGATCACAAAGAAGATGATCTTAATGTTTTGGTCTCCAAGGTCTTATCTCACTACCACCAATACTACGAGAGAAAATCAGAAATGGCGACTCACAATGTTTTCCTTGTCTTTTCCCCACCATGGTTCACTCCATTCGAGAAGACCTTCTTCTGGGTCGGAGGCTTCAGGCCTAGCCTAGCCTTCAAGGTCCTGGAGACGGTGATCAACGGGGAGGAATTGACGGAGCAGCAGCGGCAGCGTCTGGATATGCTGAAGGATGATCTGGCGAGAGAGGAAGCTGATGTGGCGAGAGAGATGGCGTCTACTCAGGAGAAAGTGGCTACTGATCAGGCCGTCATGGAAGCGGTGAAGAAGATGGAGAATAGGATTGATGGGGAGATTGTTGAGATGGATGCGATACTGAGGGGATTGAGGTCTGGGATGGAAATAGTTTTATCTTGTGCTGATTCTCTCAGAGTGGCGACTGCTGGGAAGGTGACTCAGATTCTGAATCCGGTTCAGTGTATTAAGTTTTTGGCTGCGGTTACTAAGCTTCAGCTTCGAATTCGAACAAAGGGAATGCAGCTCATAGGTAGCAACTAA
- the LOC108220909 gene encoding PHD finger-like domain-containing protein 5A — protein MAKHHPDLIMCRKQPGIAIGRLCEKCDGKCVICDSYVRPCTLVRVCDECNYGSFQGRCVICGGVGISDAYYCKECTQQEKDRDGCPKIVNLGSAKTDLFYERKKYGFKKR, from the coding sequence ATGGCCAAGCATCATCCTGATTTGATTATGTGCCGTAAGCAACCAGGAATTGCTATAGGACGGTTATGCGAAAAATGTGATGGCAAGTGTGTAATATGTGATTCATATGTTCGGCCTTGTACACTTGTTCGAGTATGTGACGAATGCAATTACGGATCTTTCCAGGGGCGGTGCGTTATATGTGGAGGGGTAGGAATTTCTGATGCATATTACTGCAAAGAGTGCACTCAGCAGGAAAAAGACAGAGACGGGTGTCCCAAAATTGTCAATTTGGGAAGTGCTAAAACAGATTTATTCTATGAAAGGAAGAAATATGGATTCAAGAAGAGATAA